A portion of the Phyllopteryx taeniolatus isolate TA_2022b chromosome 15, UOR_Ptae_1.2, whole genome shotgun sequence genome contains these proteins:
- the gsna gene encoding gelsolin a isoform X2, giving the protein MADHPEFERAGKKQGLQVWRVENFDLVAVPENLCGGFYTGDAYIILNTIKQRSGNLQYDLHFWLGDFCTQDESGSAAMFTVQMDDFLGGKPIQYREVQGHESKTFLGYFKSGIKYMKGGVASGFKHVVTNEVVVQRMLQVKGRRVVRATEVPVSWDSFNQGDCFILDLGAEIYQWCGSQSNRFEKLKATQVAKGIRDNERSGRARVYVCDEGMEREKMIEVLGEKPDLPLGASDDIKADASNRKKAKLYKVSNASGGMTITLVAEENPFPQSALETGDCFILDHGSDGKIYVWKGQDANIDERKASMKAAEEFINKMGYPKHTQVQILPEMGETPLFKQFFKNWRDKDQTVGLGVAYIANSIAKIEKVPFDAACLHDSPAMAAQHGMVDDGTGEKQIWRIEGSDKVPVEPSTYGQFFGGDSYIIQYNYHHGGRHGHIIYMWQGMDSSQDEIGACAILSAQLDDELGGGPVQVRVVQGKEPAHLMSLFGGQPMVIYKGGTSREGGQSAPAETRLFQVRSNSAGHTRAVEVDAVAANLNSNDAFILVSPGGSFLWVGVGSSDTEKAGAQQLCDILGVTPSELPEGGEAGHFWDALGGKTEYRTSTRLKDKMDAHPPRLFACSNKTGNFIIEEVPGEMTQDDLATDDVMLLDTWEQVFVWIGNEAQEEEKTEAMASAVRYIETDPANRDRRTPIVKIKQCFEPPTFTGWFLGWDHDYWTSDPLERAMAELAL; this is encoded by the exons ATGGCAGACCACCCAGAGTTTGAGCGGGCTGGAAAGAAGCAGGGCCTCCAGGTGTGGCGGGTGGAGAACTTTGACCTTGTGGCTGTTCCTGAGAACCTGTGTGGAGGATTTTACACAGGTGACGCATACATCATCCTCAACACCATCAAGCAACGCTCAGGAAACCTGCAGTATGACCTCCATTTCTGGTTGG GTGATTTCTGCACCCAGGATGAGAGCGGCTCAGCGGCCATGTTCACGGTCCAAATGGATGACTTCCTGGGAGGAAAACCCATTCAGTATCGGGAAGTCCAGGGACATGAGTCCAAAACCTTTCTTGGCTACTTCAAGTCTGGGATCAAGTACATG AAAGGAGGTGTGGCATCAGGGTTCAAGCATGTCGTCACCAATGAGGTGGTTGTACAGAGAATGCTCCAGGTTAAAGGTCGCCGTGTTGTCAGGGCAACAGAGGTgccagttagctgggatagcttCAACCAAGGAGACTGTTTCATTCTGGACTTAGGAGCT GAGATTTATCAGTGGTGCGGTTCCCAGAGTAACCGCTTTGAGAAGCTGAAGGCCACACAGGTTGCTAAGGGGATCCGTGACAATGAGCGCAGTGGGAGGGCCCGCGTCTATGTCTGTGATGAGGGTATGGAGAGAGAGAAGATGATAGAG GTTTTAGGAGAAAAACCAGATCTGCCACTCGGAGCCTCTGATGATATCAAGGCTGATGCTTCCAACAGGAAGAAGGCCAAACTCTACAAG GTGTCCAATGCCAGTGGAGGTATGACTATTACACTGGTGGCCGAGGAGAACCCATTCCCCCAAAGTGCCCTGGAGACTGGTGACTGTTTCATTTTGGACCACGGATCTGACGGCAAGATCTATGTATGGAAAG GTCAAGACGCCAACATAGATGAGCGAAAGGCGTCAATGAAGGCTGCTGAGGAGTTCATAAATAAGATGGGCTACCCCAAACACACTCAAGTGCAGATCCTGCCAGAGATGGGCGAGACTCCGCTCTTcaagcaattcttcaaaaattgGAGGGACAAAGATCAGACCGTGGGCCTGGGTGTGGCCTACATCGCTAACAGCATCGCCAAGATCGAGAAGGTGCCCTTCGACGCCGCTTGTCTGCACGACTCCCCCGCCATGGCCGCCCAGcacggcatggtggatgacggCACTGGAGAGAAACAG ATCTGGCGTATTGAGGGATCTGACAAAGTGCCAGTAGAACCGTCTACATATGGGCAGTTCTTTGGTGGAGACAGTTACATCATCCAGTATAACTACCATCATGGAGGACGTCACGGACATATCATCTACATGTG GCAGGGCATGGACTCCAGCCAGGATGAAATTGGGGCTTGCGCAATCCTCAGCGCCCAGCTGGATGACGAGCTTGGCGGCGGTCCTGTCCAG GTGAGGGTGGTGCAGGGTAAGGAGCCGGCCCACCTGATGAGTCTATTTGGAGGACAGCCCATGGTGATCTACAAGGGTGGGACGTCCAGGGAAGGAGGTCAGTCAGCTCCTGCAGAGACTCGCCTCTTCCAGGTGCGCTCCAACTCCGCCGGACACACCAGAGCTGTGGAG GTTGATGCAGTGGCAGCCAACCTGAACTCCAATGATGCTTTTATTCTGGTGAGCCCTGGAGGTTCCTTCCTGTGGGTGGGAGTGGGTTCCAGTGACACTGAGAAGGCAGGAGCCCAGCAACTGTGTGACATCTTGGGAGTGACGCCCTCCGAGCTACCTGAGGGAGGGGAGGCAG GTCACTTCTGGGACGCTCTTGGAGGAAAGACTGAATATCGCACTTCTACCAGACTTAAGGACAAAATGGACGCCCATCCACCTAGACTCTTTGCCTGCTCCAACAAGACTGGAAACTTCATT ATTGAAGAGGTACCTGGAGAGATGACCCAGGATGACCTCGCCACTGATGATGTCATGCTACTCGACACCTGGGAGCAG GTGTTTGTCTGGATCGGCAATGAGGCCCAAGAGGAAGAGAAGACTGAAGCAATGGCATCTG CGGTGCGTTACATCGAGACCGACCCCGCTAACAGAGACCGCAGGACACCCATCGTGAAGATCAAGCAGTGCTTTGAGCCGCCCACTTTCACTGGCTGGTTCCTGGGCTGGGACCACGACTATTGGACCAGCGACCCCCTGGAGCGGGCCATGGCCGAACTGGCCCTGTGA
- the gsna gene encoding gelsolin a isoform X1, whose amino-acid sequence MADHPEFERAGKKQGLQVWRVENFDLVAVPENLCGGFYTGDAYIILNTIKQRSGNLQYDLHFWLGDFCTQDESGSAAMFTVQMDDFLGGKPIQYREVQGHESKTFLGYFKSGIKYMKGGVASGFKHVVTNEVVVQRMLQVKGRRVVRATEVPVSWDSFNQGDCFILDLGAEIYQWCGSQSNRFEKLKATQVAKGIRDNERSGRARVYVCDEGMEREKMIEVLGEKPDLPLGASDDIKADASNRKKAKLYKVSNASGGMTITLVAEENPFPQSALETGDCFILDHGSDGKIYVWKGQDANIDERKASMKAAEEFINKMGYPKHTQVQILPEMGETPLFKQFFKNWRDKDQTVGLGVAYIANSIAKIEKVPFDAACLHDSPAMAAQHGMVDDGTGEKQIWRIEGSDKVPVEPSTYGQFFGGDSYIIQYNYHHGGRHGHIIYMWQGMDSSQDEIGACAILSAQLDDELGGGPVQVVGAPITTQVRVVQGKEPAHLMSLFGGQPMVIYKGGTSREGGQSAPAETRLFQVRSNSAGHTRAVEVDAVAANLNSNDAFILVSPGGSFLWVGVGSSDTEKAGAQQLCDILGVTPSELPEGGEAGHFWDALGGKTEYRTSTRLKDKMDAHPPRLFACSNKTGNFIIEEVPGEMTQDDLATDDVMLLDTWEQVFVWIGNEAQEEEKTEAMASAVRYIETDPANRDRRTPIVKIKQCFEPPTFTGWFLGWDHDYWTSDPLERAMAELAL is encoded by the exons ATGGCAGACCACCCAGAGTTTGAGCGGGCTGGAAAGAAGCAGGGCCTCCAGGTGTGGCGGGTGGAGAACTTTGACCTTGTGGCTGTTCCTGAGAACCTGTGTGGAGGATTTTACACAGGTGACGCATACATCATCCTCAACACCATCAAGCAACGCTCAGGAAACCTGCAGTATGACCTCCATTTCTGGTTGG GTGATTTCTGCACCCAGGATGAGAGCGGCTCAGCGGCCATGTTCACGGTCCAAATGGATGACTTCCTGGGAGGAAAACCCATTCAGTATCGGGAAGTCCAGGGACATGAGTCCAAAACCTTTCTTGGCTACTTCAAGTCTGGGATCAAGTACATG AAAGGAGGTGTGGCATCAGGGTTCAAGCATGTCGTCACCAATGAGGTGGTTGTACAGAGAATGCTCCAGGTTAAAGGTCGCCGTGTTGTCAGGGCAACAGAGGTgccagttagctgggatagcttCAACCAAGGAGACTGTTTCATTCTGGACTTAGGAGCT GAGATTTATCAGTGGTGCGGTTCCCAGAGTAACCGCTTTGAGAAGCTGAAGGCCACACAGGTTGCTAAGGGGATCCGTGACAATGAGCGCAGTGGGAGGGCCCGCGTCTATGTCTGTGATGAGGGTATGGAGAGAGAGAAGATGATAGAG GTTTTAGGAGAAAAACCAGATCTGCCACTCGGAGCCTCTGATGATATCAAGGCTGATGCTTCCAACAGGAAGAAGGCCAAACTCTACAAG GTGTCCAATGCCAGTGGAGGTATGACTATTACACTGGTGGCCGAGGAGAACCCATTCCCCCAAAGTGCCCTGGAGACTGGTGACTGTTTCATTTTGGACCACGGATCTGACGGCAAGATCTATGTATGGAAAG GTCAAGACGCCAACATAGATGAGCGAAAGGCGTCAATGAAGGCTGCTGAGGAGTTCATAAATAAGATGGGCTACCCCAAACACACTCAAGTGCAGATCCTGCCAGAGATGGGCGAGACTCCGCTCTTcaagcaattcttcaaaaattgGAGGGACAAAGATCAGACCGTGGGCCTGGGTGTGGCCTACATCGCTAACAGCATCGCCAAGATCGAGAAGGTGCCCTTCGACGCCGCTTGTCTGCACGACTCCCCCGCCATGGCCGCCCAGcacggcatggtggatgacggCACTGGAGAGAAACAG ATCTGGCGTATTGAGGGATCTGACAAAGTGCCAGTAGAACCGTCTACATATGGGCAGTTCTTTGGTGGAGACAGTTACATCATCCAGTATAACTACCATCATGGAGGACGTCACGGACATATCATCTACATGTG GCAGGGCATGGACTCCAGCCAGGATGAAATTGGGGCTTGCGCAATCCTCAGCGCCCAGCTGGATGACGAGCTTGGCGGCGGTCCTGTCCAG GTTGTTGGTGCTCCTATAACCACTCAG GTGAGGGTGGTGCAGGGTAAGGAGCCGGCCCACCTGATGAGTCTATTTGGAGGACAGCCCATGGTGATCTACAAGGGTGGGACGTCCAGGGAAGGAGGTCAGTCAGCTCCTGCAGAGACTCGCCTCTTCCAGGTGCGCTCCAACTCCGCCGGACACACCAGAGCTGTGGAG GTTGATGCAGTGGCAGCCAACCTGAACTCCAATGATGCTTTTATTCTGGTGAGCCCTGGAGGTTCCTTCCTGTGGGTGGGAGTGGGTTCCAGTGACACTGAGAAGGCAGGAGCCCAGCAACTGTGTGACATCTTGGGAGTGACGCCCTCCGAGCTACCTGAGGGAGGGGAGGCAG GTCACTTCTGGGACGCTCTTGGAGGAAAGACTGAATATCGCACTTCTACCAGACTTAAGGACAAAATGGACGCCCATCCACCTAGACTCTTTGCCTGCTCCAACAAGACTGGAAACTTCATT ATTGAAGAGGTACCTGGAGAGATGACCCAGGATGACCTCGCCACTGATGATGTCATGCTACTCGACACCTGGGAGCAG GTGTTTGTCTGGATCGGCAATGAGGCCCAAGAGGAAGAGAAGACTGAAGCAATGGCATCTG CGGTGCGTTACATCGAGACCGACCCCGCTAACAGAGACCGCAGGACACCCATCGTGAAGATCAAGCAGTGCTTTGAGCCGCCCACTTTCACTGGCTGGTTCCTGGGCTGGGACCACGACTATTGGACCAGCGACCCCCTGGAGCGGGCCATGGCCGAACTGGCCCTGTGA